The following nucleotide sequence is from Priestia filamentosa.
GTAATGCAGTTAGGACAGATGCTGAAAAAGTGGAGAATTCACTTTAATGATGAACGAATCTATTCCGCAAGTAAAAGTAGAAACCTATCAGGTTTCTAAAAATGGAAGTCATTACTGCGGAGATAGCTACTTCATAGCAGACACAGAGGATTACTTCCTCTGTGTTGTAGCAGATGGTCTTGGAAGCGGAGAGTATGCTATGTATGCAGCTGTTGCTGTTAAAGAAGCTGCTGAACGCTTTCAAAACCAAGAAGTAGAAGAGATTATGTCACAGTGCAACAACGCTCTAAAAAGTACACGAGGTGCAGCTGTTTCAGTTTTGAAGATTTACAAAAAGAAACTGCAATTTATATATAGTGGAGTAGGCAATATTCGTTTTTATCTATATTCACCTGATGGAAATCTAACATATCCCATTCCAGTAAATGGCTTTCTTTCTGGGAAACCTCAGTCCTTTAAAACTGGTACGTTTTCTTATCAGCCAGGAAGTCACTTTTTAATTCATACAGATGGCATTTCAATCAGTGGGATTAAAAATATCTTTTCGCGGTCAAGGTCGCTTTCTGATATTTCTTCCTATATGCAAATGAGTATTCCTCCTTCAAATGATGACGCAACATATGTTTTAGGTTGTATTGGTCACTAAAAGAATAAAGTGCAGCAACAGATTATCAGGGGGTAATCTGTTTTTTTTGTTTCTTTTGTAAGAGAGGAAGAAATTGCTATAATAAAGAAAGGTCCAGCGAAGGAGGAACTTGTATGTCATTAACAAAAGAACAGCAGTTGAAGCAAATTGAGGCTTCATTACATATACCTTTAAAAAAGATTAAAAGCGTAATTGAACTCACTGAAGAAGGAAATACAGTACCATTTATTGCACGCTACCGAAAGGAAATGACAGGGGCTCTTGATGAAGTTGAAATACAGTCTGTGCTAGATCGATGGACATACCTTCAAAATCTTGAAAACCGAAAAGAAGAAGTTTTAAGACTTATTGACGAACAAGGGAAATTATCAGATGACCTCAAAAAGCAAATTGAAAAGGCTTTAAAGCTTCAGGAAGTAGAAGATTTATATAGACCATATAAGCAAAAAAGAAGAACGAAAGCAACAATTGCTAAAGAGCGGGGATTACAGCCGCTTGCTGACTGGTTGCTAACTTTCTCAACAAAAGAAGAAGTAGAGAACTATGCCCAAAAGTTTATCTCTCCAGATAAAGAAGTACGGACGATAGAAGAAGCTCTAGAAGGAGCAGCAGATATTATTGCTGAAGAGATTTCAGATCATCCTAAATACCGAGAATGGATTCGTGTGCAAACTAGAAAAGAAGGTAAAATTGTATCAGCTAAGAAAAAGGATGCAATAGATGAGAAAGAAGTTTACAGCATGTATTATGAATATGAAGAGAACATTAATAGAATTGTACCTCATAGAGTGTTGGCGTTGAATCGAGGAGAAAGTGAAAATGTTCTTCGTATTTCAATGGGTTTTCCGGAAGATCGCATTATTCAATATTTAGAGCGCAAAATGATTAAAAATATTCATGCTCCATCTGTTTCTTATGTAAAAAAAGCAATTGCAGATGGATTTAAACGCCTTTTAGCTCCTTCTATTGAAAGAGAAATTCGAAGTGAACTTACAGAAGTAGGAGAGAATCAGGCTATTAAAATCTTCTCTGAGAACTTGCGTAATTTACTTTTACAGCCTCCTCTTAAAGGGAAAATGGTGCTAGGAGTAGATCCTGCATATCGAACGGGTTGTAAGCTAGCTGTTGTAGATGAAACAGGTAAAACATTAGAAATTGATGTGATCTATCCTCATCCACCAAAAGCTAAGAAGCAAGAAGCCTATGACAAAGTTGTTGAACTGCTACAAAAATATAATGTTGAAGTAGTAGCAATTGGGAATGGAACAGCTTCAAGGGAGACCGAACAGTTTATTGCTGACTTGCTAAAAGATATGAAACAAAATATTTTTTATCTCATTGTCAATGAAGCAGGAGCAAGTGTTTATTCAGCCTCTGCGCTTGCGCGTGAAGAGTTTCCTACTCTTCAAGTTGAGGAGCGAAGCGCAATTTCGATTGCTCGTCGTTTGCAAGATCCGTTAGCAGAGCTTGTTAAAATTGACCCAAAATCTGTTGGAGTTGGTCAATATCAGCATGATGTGTCTCAAAAAAAATTAAACGAGTCATTAAAATTTGTTGTTGAAACGGTTGTAAACCAAGTTGGTGTAAATTTAAATACAGCTTCATCTTCTCTTTTACAATATGTAGCAGGGCTTAACAAAACGGTGGCAAACAATATTGTGCAATATAGAGAAGAAGAGGGGAAACTTATAAATCGTAGCCAGCTCAAGAAGGTTCCTCGATTAGGCGCCAAAACATATGAGCAGTGCGTTGGTTTCTTGCGTATTTTAGATGGAAAGCAGCCCCTTGATAGAACAGGGATTCATCCTGAGAATTATGAGGCAACTAAAAGATTATTACAAATGATGGGAATGACAACTAAAGACCTTGGGAGCCCTTTATTAGCTGAAAAAATAAAAGAACTAAATAAAAAGAAAGCTTCGCAAGAACTAGAAATTGGAGAATTAACTTTAAACGATATTATCGACTCTCTCCAAAGACCAGAGCGTGACCCACGGGATGAATTACCAAAGCCTCTTCTCAAACAAGATATTCTAAAGCTAGAAGATTTAACACAAGGGATGGAGCTTGAAGGCACAGTAAGAAATGTTGTGGACTTTGGCGCATTTGTAGATATTGGAGTAAAGCAAGACGGTCTTGTGCACATTTCAAAGCTAAGAAATTCATATGTTAAGCACCCATTAGACGTTGTCGCTGTTGGTGATCTAGTAACAGTATGGGTGGAAAGTGTGGATGCTTTAAAAGGACGTATTGCTTTGTCCATGATTGCACCTTCTTAAAACAAGGGCACTGCTAAGAGCAGTGCTTCTTTTGATAAAAGAACCAACACTGATTCAATAGTTTAATTTGATAACGATCTTTTGTATAATAAGCACGCTGCATTTGATTGATTAGCCATGAAGGCATATTGCCACGTCCTTTCTGAAAAGGGTAGTAATAGTAAGTATATGCGCCTAGGGCTAGTCACGTGCTTATGAAAGGAGATTGAGTAATGAATAATGACAGTTTGCAAGAGCTAGTAGAAAAAGTCTCTATGGAATGCTTTGACAGAGCATTTGAACATCAGGCATATTTCAACAAACGACTTCGGACAACAGGGGGGCGCTATATACTTAATACACATCATATTGAGGTGAATTTTAAGTATTATGAAGAGTTTGGAGAAGAGGAACTTATCGGTATTATTAAACATGAGCTATGTCATTATCACCTTCATCTGATGGGCAAAGGATATAAGCATGGAGACCAAGAATTTAAAGCGTTACTAAAACAAGTTGGAGCTCCAAGATATTGTAGCTCACTTCCTTCTATTCAAAAGAAAAACAAGAATGTTTTTTACCGTTGTAAAGATTGCAATTATCTCTATAAAAGAAAGCGTAAAGTAGATATTACAAAATACCGATGTGGAAGATGCAAAGGTAGCCTTCTTCTTAAAAAAGGTATTGACTCTTAAAATAAACTATGCTAAATTTATGGAGTCGCTATTTCTAGGATAAGATTTTAGTTTGTGAAAAAAATGTTGACAAGCTAAGTTAGTTGGTATATAATAAATAGCGTCTCATCATAATATTCCACAGTAGCTCAGTGGTAGAGCTATCGGCTGTTAACCGATCGGTCGTAGGTTCGAATCCTACCTGTGGAGCCAGACGGGGAAGTACTCAAGTGGCTGAAGAGGCGCCCCTGCTAAGGGTGTAGGTCGCGCAAGCGGCGCGAGGGTTCAAATCCCTCCTTCTCCGCCATATTTCTTATATGGCCCGTTGGTCAAGCGGTTAAGACACCGCCCTTTCACGGCGGTAACACGGGTTCGAATCCCGTACGGGTCACTTTTATAATATTTGATGTCGATCATTCACCTTTTGAAGAAATAAAGGTCATCTCATCAAGTTATATCATCTTTTGGGCTATAGCCAAGCGGTAAGGCAACGGACTTTGACTCCGTCATGCGTTGGTTCGAATCCAGCTAGCCCAGCCATTGAGCCATTAGCTCAGTTGGTAGAGCATCTGACTTTTAATCAGAGGGTCGAAGGTTCGAGTCCTTCATGGCTCACCATTTTTGTGTGAGTAACAATAGCATACGCGGGTGTGGCGGAATTGGCAGACGCGCTAGACTTAGGATCTAGTGTCTTTATGACGTGGGGGTTCAAGTCCCTTCACCCGCATTCATTTTTCAACACTTGCGGTCGTGGCGGAATGGCAGACGCGCTAGGTTGAGGGCCTAGTGGGTGTATAACCCGTGGAGGTTCAAGTCCTCTCGGCCGCATCAAAAATACCAAAGGTTTAAACCTTTGGTATTTTTTTATGGTCTTTTTTGTTTAGCAAATTGGGAAACTTTAATTAGAGTTTGAGCAGGCTCTCTAATATATATAAGTAAGGATTCCGAGACTTCCCATTCTTGTTAAGGGAACTTCTTCAACACTAACTTTGTGAAATCCGAAATGATTTAAAACTTTTTCTATAGTTTTCTCTGTAACAAAACGCACAGCTTTCCTCCCTAACACATTTATATAAAACTCTACTGTTTGTTCAATATTGTTTACAATTGAAATGAGATGGTGAAGCTTCTTTGTCAAAATCATTTATCTCTACTTCATACTAGAGTATAAGCTTATGTGCTTAACTGTGAAGAGGTAGAGAGAGGATATCCATTGTACTGAATAGGTGCAAAAACTTGAATGTCATCTGCTACATAAGGGAGAACCGAAGCGGTTGTGGTGAAAATACCACTATTATTTGTTAATAAAGAATCAGAATCAAAGTTAAGCGAGTTGGAGGAATCTCTTAACGCTACTTTCACATTTTTTAAGGGGATTTTATTGTAAGAAACTCTGCCGACAATTTTTAACTGTGTATCTTCCGTCTCAGAAATTTGTAGAGTAATATCAGGAAATTCCCTTATAATCTTCGGAGGGATTCGCGGGACTTTACCTCCACACCTGCACCTCTTTTTGGCCATGATCGTCACTTCCTTACAAATGCCTATAAAATAAAGGAGGTAAACCTCTTTATCTTTC
It contains:
- a CDS encoding SprT family protein, producing the protein MNNDSLQELVEKVSMECFDRAFEHQAYFNKRLRTTGGRYILNTHHIEVNFKYYEEFGEEELIGIIKHELCHYHLHLMGKGYKHGDQEFKALLKQVGAPRYCSSLPSIQKKNKNVFYRCKDCNYLYKRKRKVDITKYRCGRCKGSLLLKKGIDS
- a CDS encoding PP2C family serine/threonine-protein phosphatase — protein: MMNESIPQVKVETYQVSKNGSHYCGDSYFIADTEDYFLCVVADGLGSGEYAMYAAVAVKEAAERFQNQEVEEIMSQCNNALKSTRGAAVSVLKIYKKKLQFIYSGVGNIRFYLYSPDGNLTYPIPVNGFLSGKPQSFKTGTFSYQPGSHFLIHTDGISISGIKNIFSRSRSLSDISSYMQMSIPPSNDDATYVLGCIGH
- the cmpA gene encoding cortex morphogenetic protein CmpA, producing the protein MPSWLINQMQRAYYTKDRYQIKLLNQCWFFYQKKHCS
- a CDS encoding Tex family protein → MSLTKEQQLKQIEASLHIPLKKIKSVIELTEEGNTVPFIARYRKEMTGALDEVEIQSVLDRWTYLQNLENRKEEVLRLIDEQGKLSDDLKKQIEKALKLQEVEDLYRPYKQKRRTKATIAKERGLQPLADWLLTFSTKEEVENYAQKFISPDKEVRTIEEALEGAADIIAEEISDHPKYREWIRVQTRKEGKIVSAKKKDAIDEKEVYSMYYEYEENINRIVPHRVLALNRGESENVLRISMGFPEDRIIQYLERKMIKNIHAPSVSYVKKAIADGFKRLLAPSIEREIRSELTEVGENQAIKIFSENLRNLLLQPPLKGKMVLGVDPAYRTGCKLAVVDETGKTLEIDVIYPHPPKAKKQEAYDKVVELLQKYNVEVVAIGNGTASRETEQFIADLLKDMKQNIFYLIVNEAGASVYSASALAREEFPTLQVEERSAISIARRLQDPLAELVKIDPKSVGVGQYQHDVSQKKLNESLKFVVETVVNQVGVNLNTASSSLLQYVAGLNKTVANNIVQYREEEGKLINRSQLKKVPRLGAKTYEQCVGFLRILDGKQPLDRTGIHPENYEATKRLLQMMGMTTKDLGSPLLAEKIKELNKKKASQELEIGELTLNDIIDSLQRPERDPRDELPKPLLKQDILKLEDLTQGMELEGTVRNVVDFGAFVDIGVKQDGLVHISKLRNSYVKHPLDVVAVGDLVTVWVESVDALKGRIALSMIAPS